In Nitrospira sp., one DNA window encodes the following:
- a CDS encoding alginate export family protein, with protein MITREELHVAALGALLVVAIHLGIQPARAGETPDAPPSLSKSTQPDEPSTGEQPSDRHREPRIGPLGHRLQEIIFADDHRLIIPQSPLNLDQLLHVPEWLHLGVDFRARYESYSQPVKKNETTGAAQFSERTAVQVAIRYKPFKFHLEFLDARPLYNYGLTVSNRMENENDLLQLYGSVGTDNFLGSNLPTELQIGKFTQVFGKGRLIARSNYSNVPLSFVGAHWTLGARKDWEVRAFAMLPVQNHQTSPDTVPSNTLFSGMSYLDQRIPWLHTELYIFYIAQNEQAQGITGVNQDQSTQGQLEDLYTPGFRLFKPAAKATFDYEIESAYQFGRSALNPGSPPLTTFAYFQHAEVGYTFAVPWTPSIRFKYDYASGDSDPNDNSNGRFNPLFGTQNFPFTYTGIWSLFKRANINSPGYTLSVEPLKDVQVIFKQRFWWLAQSKDEFVGSDLQDPTGQAGKYVGSELNLRLAWTVGQNLLLEGGWLYLMKGSYYSNLVNQGVAGAPNDKNTDYVFVSMRLFF; from the coding sequence TTGATCACACGTGAAGAATTACACGTCGCCGCGCTCGGCGCTCTGCTGGTCGTTGCTATTCATCTCGGAATTCAACCAGCCCGGGCCGGTGAAACGCCGGACGCGCCGCCATCTCTCTCCAAATCCACGCAGCCGGATGAGCCGTCGACGGGAGAACAACCCTCCGATCGCCATCGTGAACCGCGTATCGGGCCGCTCGGGCACCGCCTCCAGGAGATTATTTTCGCTGACGATCACCGACTCATCATCCCGCAATCCCCGCTCAACCTTGACCAGCTACTCCATGTGCCCGAATGGCTTCATCTCGGCGTCGACTTTCGCGCGCGCTACGAATCGTACTCCCAGCCGGTCAAAAAGAACGAAACCACGGGAGCTGCGCAGTTTTCTGAACGTACGGCGGTTCAGGTCGCCATACGCTATAAGCCGTTTAAATTTCATCTGGAGTTTCTGGATGCCCGCCCGCTTTACAACTACGGCCTCACGGTCAGCAACCGGATGGAAAACGAGAACGATCTGCTACAGCTCTATGGCAGTGTGGGAACGGACAATTTTCTTGGATCGAATCTGCCGACCGAACTGCAGATCGGCAAGTTTACTCAAGTCTTTGGAAAGGGCCGTCTCATCGCAAGGAGCAACTACAGCAATGTCCCCTTATCATTCGTGGGTGCTCACTGGACGTTGGGAGCGCGCAAAGATTGGGAAGTCCGCGCGTTCGCCATGCTCCCGGTACAGAATCATCAGACGTCGCCGGACACTGTCCCTTCCAACACGCTGTTCAGCGGCATGTCGTATCTGGACCAACGCATACCCTGGCTCCATACCGAACTGTACATCTTTTACATAGCGCAGAACGAGCAGGCACAGGGCATCACCGGCGTCAATCAAGATCAAAGCACCCAAGGCCAGCTGGAGGACCTCTACACCCCGGGCTTTCGCCTCTTCAAACCTGCGGCCAAGGCGACCTTCGATTACGAAATCGAATCCGCCTATCAGTTCGGCCGATCGGCTCTCAACCCTGGAAGCCCCCCCTTGACCACATTCGCGTATTTTCAGCATGCGGAGGTGGGCTATACGTTCGCTGTTCCCTGGACACCGTCGATCCGTTTCAAATACGACTACGCCAGCGGCGATAGCGATCCCAACGACAATTCAAACGGTCGCTTTAATCCGCTCTTCGGCACGCAAAATTTCCCGTTCACGTACACGGGCATTTGGTCTCTGTTCAAGCGGGCAAATATCAATTCTCCCGGCTATACCCTGTCCGTGGAACCGCTGAAGGACGTCCAGGTCATCTTCAAGCAACGCTTTTGGTGGCTCGCCCAATCCAAGGACGAATTCGTCGGATCTGATCTACAAGATCCGACTGGACAGGCCGGCAAGTATGTGGGGTCGGAACTTAACCTGCGCCTGGCCTGGACCGTCGGCCAGAATCTGCTGCTCGAAGGAGGATGGCTGTATCTGATGAAAGGAAGCTACTATTCCAATCTGGTGAACCAAGGCGTGGCAGGCGCACCAAATGATAAAAATACCGACTATGTGTTTGTGTCCATGAGGCTCTTCTTCTGA
- a CDS encoding glycine zipper domain-containing protein — MKSKQFAVLMAATFLMAGAAPAMAADVFVYPKQNQSKDQQEQDTFSCYKWAKEQTGFDPTKPVAQASTPPPQGGAASGAAKGAAVGAIGGAIAGDPGKGAAIGAGVGAAGGAHRRRQAEKQQEAAQQQAEKRYEASVDGYQRAFEVCMDAKGYAVK; from the coding sequence ATGAAGAGTAAACAGTTCGCCGTACTGATGGCCGCGACTTTCTTGATGGCAGGAGCTGCCCCTGCAATGGCAGCCGATGTCTTTGTCTATCCCAAGCAGAATCAAAGCAAGGACCAACAGGAGCAGGATACCTTTTCCTGCTACAAATGGGCCAAGGAACAAACGGGGTTCGATCCGACCAAACCGGTTGCGCAGGCGAGTACGCCGCCTCCTCAGGGTGGAGCTGCCTCCGGCGCGGCAAAGGGTGCCGCAGTAGGCGCCATCGGCGGAGCGATTGCCGGAGACCCAGGCAAAGGCGCGGCGATCGGTGCCGGAGTCGGTGCAGCAGGCGGCGCTCACAGACGACGCCAAGCAGAGAAACAACAGGAAGCAGCGCAGCAGCAGGCCGAGAAACGGTACGAGGCGAGCGTGGACGGATACCAGCGCGCGTTCGAAGTCTGCATGGACGCCAAAGGCTACGCGGTCAAGTAA
- a CDS encoding efflux transporter outer membrane subunit, translated as MKPPREERDVRERRDRSHKAASPVDFFAFLAPCAFPARLAFRASLAFLASLALTLPGCKMGPDYTRPETPSADVWRMTTTTSESIANLPWWELLKDQELQRLIRTALEENQDVRTAAASVEEFQAQLVISRFDLAPSVGYGGQAFVFNAARNSVGIPMPGGGGVFLPSQNGTTLSNESAYGGLKWEMDLWGKIRRSIEVTRAQLLARQEAQRAVILGLIGTVAEAYFDLRQLDLQLDITRQTLKAWDETVRISRIKLDQGAISKLDLDRFEAELAHAAALLADLERQSVQKENQISLLLGRKPAQISRGNALTAQTMAPDIPAGLPSDLLRRRPDILQAEQDLVAATAGIGVAQASRFPQVSLTGALGVANPQLSSISPGIAFTQYAAAAVTGPLLNATALGYQVKVAEARTKQASLQYEKTIVTAFREVEDALIAAQKSREQGKSQEAQVASLRSALDLADLRYRGGRASYLDVLTAQRSLFDAQLALARTHRTQLVSVVQLYKALGGGWSPDDMQRYLQASVEATKKPAGQSAGEP; from the coding sequence ATGAAACCACCGCGAGAAGAGCGAGACGTGCGAGAAAGGCGCGACAGGTCACACAAGGCAGCTTCCCCTGTAGATTTCTTTGCTTTTCTCGCGCCTTGCGCATTTCCCGCCCGTCTCGCCTTTCGCGCGAGCCTTGCGTTTCTCGCCAGCCTCGCGTTGACGTTGCCCGGCTGCAAAATGGGACCGGATTACACCCGCCCGGAGACGCCCAGCGCCGATGTTTGGCGCATGACCACCACGACTTCGGAGTCCATCGCGAATCTGCCCTGGTGGGAACTGTTGAAGGACCAGGAACTCCAGCGGTTGATCCGCACCGCTCTGGAGGAGAATCAAGATGTGCGGACGGCCGCCGCCTCGGTCGAGGAATTTCAAGCTCAGCTCGTCATCTCCCGGTTCGACCTCGCGCCCTCCGTGGGCTACGGAGGCCAGGCCTTCGTGTTCAATGCCGCGAGAAATTCCGTCGGTATTCCGATGCCCGGCGGCGGGGGGGTGTTTCTCCCCAGTCAAAACGGAACGACGCTCTCCAATGAGAGCGCCTACGGCGGCCTCAAGTGGGAAATGGACCTCTGGGGGAAAATCAGGCGATCGATCGAAGTGACGAGAGCGCAACTGCTGGCCCGCCAGGAAGCACAGCGGGCGGTGATCCTTGGCCTGATCGGCACGGTGGCTGAGGCCTATTTCGATTTGCGGCAACTGGATCTGCAGCTGGACATCACCAGGCAGACACTCAAAGCCTGGGATGAGACCGTGAGAATCTCGCGCATCAAATTGGATCAGGGCGCCATTTCCAAGCTTGATCTGGATCGGTTCGAAGCGGAGCTCGCCCATGCCGCTGCACTGCTCGCAGACCTAGAGCGGCAGTCGGTGCAGAAGGAAAACCAGATCAGCCTTCTACTGGGGCGCAAACCAGCTCAGATTTCACGTGGGAATGCACTCACTGCGCAAACGATGGCGCCCGACATTCCGGCAGGACTTCCGTCAGACCTGCTCCGGCGCCGACCAGACATTCTGCAAGCGGAACAGGACCTGGTTGCAGCCACGGCGGGCATCGGCGTGGCACAGGCTTCACGGTTTCCACAAGTTTCGCTGACCGGTGCGCTCGGGGTCGCGAATCCCCAACTGAGTTCCATTTCGCCGGGCATTGCGTTTACCCAATACGCCGCCGCCGCCGTCACCGGGCCGCTCCTCAACGCGACCGCGCTCGGCTATCAGGTGAAGGTCGCCGAAGCGCGGACCAAACAGGCGTCGCTTCAGTATGAAAAGACCATCGTGACGGCGTTCCGAGAGGTCGAGGATGCCCTGATTGCCGCGCAAAAGTCGCGCGAACAGGGGAAATCGCAGGAAGCTCAGGTCGCCTCGTTACGATCCGCGCTCGACCTGGCCGATCTCCGCTATCGAGGAGGCCGGGCGAGTTATCTCGACGTGCTGACGGCCCAACGGAGCCTCTTCGACGCGCAACTTGCGTTGGCACGTACTCACCGCACTCAGTTGGTCTCGGTGGTCCAGCTCTACAAAGCGTTGGGCGGGGGTTGGTCCCCGGACGACATGCAACGCTATCTTCAGGCTTCGGTCGAGGCGACAAAGAAGCCGGCCGGCCAGTCCGCAGGCGAGCCGTGA
- a CDS encoding TMEM175 family protein — translation MKSLHLYLKRTYEPDRLCTMADGVYAIAITLLVLDLKAPEVPGTTNPELIADLLTQVPNFSAYVIGFIVIAYFWINHHRFFKAVTTCDERALRLNLTHLLFISLTPYAASLIGHYEGERIATIVFSSNLGLAFLSLALLGKYLMQNEQWHARDGDGIWIKTSWWTTYAGPGLALVSIAVSFINIHVALLVWLLVPLRDWVLLRRGFPHPPQAGNL, via the coding sequence ATGAAATCACTGCACCTGTACTTGAAACGGACCTACGAACCTGACCGGCTCTGTACGATGGCGGACGGCGTGTACGCGATTGCCATCACGCTCCTCGTGCTGGACCTCAAGGCTCCAGAGGTTCCCGGAACCACCAACCCCGAATTGATCGCGGATCTCCTGACACAAGTACCCAACTTTTCCGCCTATGTCATAGGCTTTATCGTGATCGCCTACTTCTGGATCAATCATCACCGGTTTTTCAAGGCGGTGACCACATGTGATGAACGGGCTCTGCGGTTAAACCTGACCCATCTGCTCTTCATCTCACTCACCCCCTACGCAGCTTCCTTGATCGGCCATTACGAGGGAGAGCGTATCGCCACGATTGTATTTTCCTCGAATCTCGGCCTAGCCTTCTTGTCGCTGGCCCTGCTGGGAAAGTACCTCATGCAGAATGAACAATGGCACGCGAGAGATGGGGACGGCATCTGGATTAAGACCTCCTGGTGGACAACCTATGCCGGTCCTGGACTTGCGCTGGTCAGCATCGCCGTTTCGTTTATCAACATCCACGTCGCGCTCCTGGTCTGGCTCCTTGTACCGCTGAGAGACTGGGTCCTTCTGCGCAGGGGATTTCCTCACCCGCCGCAAGCGGGCAACCTCTGA
- a CDS encoding heavy metal translocating P-type ATPase has protein sequence MEDNTTIEKSDIKARKRRASSSEPDKKPRVRAKINGTAQGKPPSIGTLDGGEEAVTHRAAESPAPEASLLWFPINGADREALATLIPQQSPQTQDLSTPIEVAPSQVRGEPLKSGPTLGETSVVHAIPGRARLRVPALKHSPGLAEGLHRLLLDQPGVSDVQVNDWCFSVTVTCDPCSWTADKLCSWLQPLTGQEVVAYRSVKEQPDLPEATSSDEAGDELWYSSAGIGVALLVEPLAAPLIPLLLLISALPMLKRAHRSLSDDGKLNVDVLDASATSLLVVQGNFPMAIFMVWLINVADWIRDLTMMRSKKAIEEILGYQHIEAWVVRDGQKVRVNVAEVQVGETVVVYPGERIAVDGTVLSGKALVDQASLTGESIPVEKEEGGQVYAATVVREGKLYVRAERIGSETEAAQILRLVEAAPARETKIQNYAVKWANDLVPYSFAGGAFASLVMAGGLQGAAAVLIIDYGTGIRIAAPTTVLSAMTKAIRNGILIKGGRHLESLAEVNAVVFDKTGTLTTGHPDVLDVVPVNSSTTDEVLSLAAAAELRLSHPVSDAIVRAAQARGLAIPERTASEYSLGLGVEAIVDDSVILVGSPRFMTLREVDLSPDVQGHISRMQQRAISPLCVARDGVVIGLLSISDPLRPEARDVIEALRGRGMKRIVMLTGDHRDVATRIAAELGITEFVAEVFPGDKSEAVQKLQQEGFKVAVVGDGINDSPMLAYADVGIAVEGGTEAARETAPVVLLHGGLWKVPLAIDIGRETVDLIKQNWKIISIPNTIALGLACVGLLGPIGATLLSNGSAIAATMNGLRPIMEEKPVRIISPSPVQTALLSAPERPVTTGS, from the coding sequence ATGGAAGACAACACGACGATTGAGAAGTCTGACATCAAGGCTCGCAAACGGCGCGCATCGAGCTCTGAGCCGGACAAGAAACCGCGCGTTCGTGCGAAGATCAATGGCACCGCACAGGGCAAGCCCCCCTCGATCGGCACGCTCGACGGTGGTGAAGAGGCAGTAACGCACAGGGCTGCCGAGAGTCCCGCTCCTGAAGCGAGTCTTCTCTGGTTCCCCATCAACGGGGCTGATCGAGAGGCGCTCGCCACACTGATCCCCCAACAGAGTCCGCAGACACAGGACCTTTCCACTCCCATCGAGGTTGCGCCATCTCAAGTCAGGGGGGAACCTCTCAAATCGGGTCCGACGTTGGGCGAGACCAGCGTGGTCCATGCGATCCCCGGGCGCGCACGGTTACGGGTTCCCGCGTTAAAACACTCGCCCGGCCTCGCTGAGGGACTCCACCGGCTGCTCCTCGATCAACCAGGCGTGAGTGACGTCCAGGTCAACGATTGGTGCTTCAGTGTCACGGTCACGTGCGATCCTTGTAGCTGGACAGCCGACAAGCTGTGCTCCTGGCTACAGCCGCTGACGGGGCAGGAGGTGGTTGCATATAGATCCGTCAAGGAACAGCCGGATTTACCGGAGGCCACGTCCTCCGATGAAGCAGGAGATGAACTGTGGTACTCAAGCGCCGGCATTGGTGTGGCGTTGCTTGTGGAGCCGCTCGCGGCGCCGCTGATTCCCCTCTTGCTGCTCATCAGCGCCCTGCCGATGCTCAAGCGGGCCCATCGCTCACTGTCAGATGACGGCAAGCTGAACGTCGATGTGCTCGATGCCTCCGCGACCTCGCTGCTCGTCGTGCAAGGGAATTTCCCGATGGCGATCTTCATGGTCTGGCTGATCAACGTCGCGGATTGGATCCGCGACCTCACCATGATGCGATCGAAGAAGGCGATCGAGGAAATCCTCGGGTACCAGCATATCGAGGCGTGGGTGGTTCGGGATGGGCAGAAAGTGCGCGTCAACGTGGCGGAGGTTCAAGTCGGCGAGACCGTGGTCGTCTATCCTGGCGAACGCATCGCCGTGGATGGCACTGTCCTCAGCGGCAAAGCGTTGGTGGACCAGGCCTCGCTTACCGGCGAATCAATCCCAGTGGAGAAGGAGGAAGGTGGTCAGGTCTATGCCGCGACCGTCGTGCGCGAAGGCAAGCTCTATGTTCGGGCCGAGCGGATCGGAAGCGAAACTGAGGCGGCTCAGATTCTGCGCCTCGTGGAGGCCGCCCCGGCTCGAGAAACCAAGATCCAGAATTACGCCGTCAAATGGGCAAATGATCTCGTGCCCTACAGTTTTGCCGGCGGCGCCTTCGCCAGCCTTGTCATGGCCGGTGGCCTGCAGGGTGCAGCGGCGGTCCTCATCATCGATTATGGGACCGGCATCCGAATTGCGGCTCCGACAACCGTGCTGTCTGCCATGACGAAGGCGATCCGAAACGGGATCTTGATTAAAGGCGGGCGTCACCTCGAAAGCCTCGCAGAGGTGAATGCCGTCGTGTTCGACAAAACGGGCACCTTGACGACGGGACATCCTGATGTCCTGGATGTAGTCCCGGTCAACAGCAGCACAACGGATGAGGTTCTCTCGCTTGCGGCAGCAGCAGAACTGCGGCTCTCGCATCCGGTCTCGGATGCCATCGTTCGGGCAGCCCAGGCCAGGGGACTCGCGATTCCTGAAAGAACTGCATCGGAGTACAGCTTGGGTCTCGGCGTCGAAGCAATCGTGGACGACTCGGTGATTCTCGTCGGAAGTCCCAGATTCATGACGCTCCGTGAGGTGGATTTGTCGCCGGACGTCCAAGGTCACATCTCGCGGATGCAGCAACGGGCCATTTCACCGCTCTGCGTGGCGCGAGATGGAGTGGTCATCGGCTTGCTTTCCATCTCCGACCCGCTACGTCCTGAGGCGCGCGACGTCATTGAGGCATTGAGGGGCCGAGGGATGAAACGGATCGTGATGCTCACCGGCGATCATCGGGACGTCGCGACAAGGATCGCGGCGGAACTTGGGATCACAGAGTTCGTCGCCGAAGTCTTTCCTGGAGATAAATCAGAGGCGGTTCAAAAACTGCAGCAGGAAGGGTTCAAGGTCGCGGTCGTTGGTGACGGCATCAACGATTCGCCCATGCTGGCCTATGCCGATGTCGGCATCGCGGTCGAGGGGGGGACGGAAGCGGCCAGAGAGACGGCGCCGGTAGTCCTCTTGCATGGAGGGCTGTGGAAGGTTCCCCTCGCCATCGATATCGGCCGCGAGACAGTGGACTTGATCAAGCAAAACTGGAAGATCATCTCAATTCCCAACACGATTGCGCTGGGGTTAGCCTGCGTCGGCCTGCTTGGGCCTATCGGAGCCACCTTGCTCAGCAATGGATCAGCCATCGCCGCCACGATGAACGGTCTGCGTCCGATCATGGAAGAGAAGCCGGTCAGGATTATTTCTCCATCACCCGTACAGACCGCGCTGCTCTCTGCGCCGGAACGACCGGTCACAACCGGTTCATGA
- a CDS encoding multidrug efflux RND transporter permease subunit → MAKFFINRPIVAMVISIIMVILGIVAMVQLPIALFPNIAPPEIQLAATYVGADAVTLEKSVATPIEQMVSGVDNMIYMYSVNANNGQMTLRVDFDINTRPNDDQILAQMRYTQAESQLPQEVRNFGVTIKKSTTSPLALFSLYSPNGTYNEVFLANYAYVNINDPMTRVPGIGQVTVFGAGQYAMRFWVRPDQLAKLGITVTEITNAIKAQNTVNPTGQIGAEPVPQGQEFTYSVRSQGRLETEEEFGNIVIRANQDGSMVRLKDVARAELGAQMYNIIGRMNGKPSAIIAIYQLPGSNAIQTMDAATRLMEEMKSRFPGDLDYVTSLDTTQAVREGINEIVHTLFEALVLVIIVVYIFLQGWRATLIPLLAVPVSLIGTFMLFPLLGFSINTLSLLGLVLAIGLVVDDAIVVVEAVEHHIEHGLSPKEASLKAMEQVSGPVVAIALILAAVFVPTAFIPGITGRLYQQFAVTIALSVIISAFNALTLSPALSALLLRPKKPARGPLGRFFGWFNRWFGRATDGYVTVCGGLIRKAGFSMLLLVAITGVSGWMGTQLPTGFLPMEDQGYVYLNVQLPEASSLQRTDRVCKQIEAILKDTPGVRYATTIAGFSLLSTVSTTYNAFFFVTFEPWGERKKPEEQLPSIFQNVNKRLAELPEAKAFLFPPPAIPGVGTSGGVTFVLEDRAGRDIAFLADNTQKFMEAARKRPEIARIDTTLIPDVPQVFARVDRDKVLKQGVNLSDVYQTLQTFMGGVMVNFFNRFGRVWQVYVQAEGEYRTQAEQVGQFYVRNADGDMVPLSTLVTMEKFHGPEFTIRFNEYRSAQLLVGAATGYSSGQVMKALEEVFAGSMPSGMGFDYMGMSFQEKVAAEGVPAGVIFGFSLFFVFLILAAQYESWALPFSVLLGTPIAVLGAFGALWLLKLAAPQASENDVFTQIGLVMLIGLAAKNAILIVEFAKVEQEGGKPLADAALAAAKVRLRPILMTAFAFILGVVPLVLATGAGAHGRVLLGLVVFGGMLTASLIAIFLIPVTFYVVERLSGGGDHRAPGGSSPEAPNSTGDGRRRTPVLEPGQLPTPASLEGGH, encoded by the coding sequence ATCAACCGCCCGATCGTCGCGATGGTGATCTCGATCATCATGGTGATCCTGGGCATCGTCGCGATGGTTCAGCTCCCGATTGCTCTGTTTCCCAACATCGCTCCCCCGGAAATCCAACTGGCAGCCACCTACGTCGGCGCGGATGCCGTCACCCTCGAAAAGTCGGTGGCCACCCCCATCGAACAGATGGTGAGTGGGGTGGACAACATGATCTATATGTACTCGGTGAATGCGAACAACGGACAAATGACGCTCCGGGTGGATTTCGACATCAATACCAGGCCGAACGACGATCAAATCCTGGCGCAAATGCGCTATACGCAGGCTGAATCCCAGCTGCCTCAGGAAGTGCGGAACTTCGGGGTCACGATCAAGAAATCCACGACCAGTCCCCTCGCGCTGTTCTCGTTGTACTCTCCGAACGGCACCTACAACGAAGTCTTCCTGGCCAACTATGCCTACGTGAACATCAATGATCCCATGACCCGTGTGCCCGGCATCGGTCAGGTGACGGTCTTCGGAGCAGGTCAATACGCGATGCGGTTCTGGGTGCGACCGGATCAACTGGCCAAACTCGGGATCACGGTAACAGAAATCACGAATGCGATTAAGGCCCAGAACACCGTCAACCCAACCGGCCAGATCGGCGCCGAACCGGTGCCGCAGGGACAGGAGTTTACCTACAGCGTGCGCTCTCAGGGTCGCCTGGAGACTGAAGAAGAATTCGGGAACATTGTGATCCGGGCCAACCAGGACGGCTCGATGGTTCGATTGAAAGACGTGGCCAGGGCCGAACTCGGCGCGCAGATGTACAACATCATCGGTCGGATGAACGGGAAGCCCTCGGCGATCATTGCGATCTACCAACTTCCAGGATCCAATGCGATCCAGACCATGGACGCCGCGACAAGATTAATGGAGGAGATGAAGTCCCGCTTTCCCGGCGACCTCGACTATGTGACCTCGCTCGATACGACGCAGGCCGTGCGGGAAGGCATCAACGAAATCGTCCACACGCTCTTCGAGGCGCTGGTTCTGGTGATCATCGTCGTCTACATCTTCCTCCAGGGCTGGCGGGCCACTCTCATTCCGCTCCTCGCAGTTCCGGTGTCGCTGATCGGCACGTTCATGCTTTTCCCATTACTCGGCTTTTCGATCAACACACTGTCGCTGCTCGGCCTCGTGCTGGCCATCGGACTGGTCGTCGACGACGCCATCGTGGTCGTCGAGGCGGTTGAGCACCACATCGAGCACGGCCTTTCGCCGAAAGAGGCCAGTCTCAAGGCGATGGAGCAGGTCTCGGGGCCGGTGGTGGCCATTGCACTGATCTTGGCGGCGGTCTTCGTCCCCACCGCCTTTATTCCCGGTATCACGGGACGGTTGTATCAACAGTTCGCCGTCACCATCGCCCTCTCCGTCATCATCTCGGCGTTCAACGCACTCACTCTCAGCCCCGCTCTCTCCGCCCTGCTGCTTCGACCGAAGAAACCGGCAAGGGGGCCGCTCGGTCGTTTCTTCGGCTGGTTCAACCGATGGTTCGGACGCGCCACCGACGGCTACGTGACTGTCTGCGGTGGGCTCATTCGTAAGGCCGGTTTTTCGATGCTGCTCCTTGTTGCGATCACCGGTGTTTCCGGTTGGATGGGCACGCAATTGCCGACCGGCTTCCTCCCGATGGAGGACCAGGGGTATGTGTACTTGAACGTCCAGCTTCCCGAGGCCTCGTCGCTCCAGCGAACCGATCGGGTCTGTAAACAAATCGAGGCCATCCTCAAAGACACCCCCGGTGTCAGATATGCGACGACCATTGCCGGCTTCAGTCTGTTGAGCACGGTCAGCACCACCTACAACGCCTTCTTCTTCGTCACGTTCGAGCCTTGGGGAGAGCGCAAGAAGCCAGAGGAGCAGCTGCCGTCGATATTCCAGAACGTCAACAAGCGACTGGCTGAGCTCCCTGAAGCCAAAGCGTTCCTCTTTCCACCTCCTGCGATCCCTGGTGTCGGCACCTCCGGCGGTGTCACATTCGTCTTGGAAGACCGCGCCGGAAGAGATATTGCCTTCCTGGCGGACAATACCCAGAAATTCATGGAGGCGGCCAGGAAACGTCCCGAGATTGCCCGCATCGACACCACACTTATCCCGGATGTGCCTCAGGTGTTTGCCAGAGTGGATCGCGATAAGGTGCTCAAACAGGGGGTCAACCTCTCCGACGTGTACCAGACGCTTCAAACATTCATGGGCGGGGTGATGGTGAATTTCTTCAACCGGTTCGGTCGCGTCTGGCAGGTGTATGTTCAGGCGGAAGGAGAGTACCGCACGCAAGCGGAGCAGGTCGGCCAATTCTATGTCCGCAATGCCGACGGCGACATGGTGCCTCTGTCCACGCTCGTAACGATGGAGAAGTTTCACGGTCCGGAGTTCACGATTCGGTTCAACGAATACCGTTCCGCGCAGTTGCTGGTGGGCGCGGCGACCGGCTATAGCAGCGGCCAGGTGATGAAGGCATTGGAGGAGGTTTTTGCCGGATCGATGCCGTCCGGCATGGGGTTTGATTACATGGGGATGTCGTTCCAGGAGAAGGTTGCGGCGGAAGGCGTGCCGGCCGGCGTCATTTTCGGGTTCTCTCTGTTCTTTGTGTTCTTGATTCTCGCCGCGCAATACGAGAGCTGGGCCCTGCCCTTCAGTGTGCTCCTCGGCACCCCGATCGCCGTCTTGGGTGCCTTCGGCGCGTTATGGCTCCTCAAACTGGCGGCCCCTCAGGCGAGCGAGAATGACGTGTTCACCCAGATCGGCCTGGTGATGCTGATCGGCCTGGCCGCCAAGAACGCGATCCTCATCGTGGAATTTGCAAAGGTCGAGCAGGAGGGAGGAAAACCGTTGGCCGATGCAGCGCTGGCCGCAGCCAAGGTACGGCTGCGTCCCATTTTGATGACCGCGTTTGCGTTCATTCTCGGTGTGGTGCCGCTCGTGCTCGCCACCGGAGCCGGTGCGCACGGGCGGGTACTTCTTGGTCTTGTCGTTTTCGGCGGCATGCTGACTGCCAGCCTGATCGCGATCTTTTTAATTCCTGTCACCTTCTATGTCGTCGAAAGACTTTCCGGTGGGGGTGACCATCGCGCGCCAGGAGGTTCATCGCCCGAGGCGCCGAACTCTACCGGTGACGGCCGGCGCCGGACGCCGGTGCTCGAACCGGGGCAGCTTCCAACACCTGCGTCTCTGGAAGGAGGGCATTGA
- a CDS encoding fructose bisphosphate aldolase: MNSLSSHEQQQQQMKTHPGFIAALDQSGGSTPNALRLYGIKEGAWSNEDEMFDIVHRMRARIMTSPGFTGERIIAAILFENTMDREIEGRPTADYLWNVKRVVPFLKVDKGLAPEQDGVQLMKSMPALAALLDKANTKKIFGTKMRSVIKAANGAGIKNIVSQQFEVARNILSAGLVPIVEPEVDIHCRDKAEAEALLKEALLKELNELPGSQVVMLKLTLPEQDDFYVDCIRHPNVLRVVALSGGYTREQANDRLHRNHGLVASFSRALVEGLSAQQSDAEFNAMLDKFIQSIFDASNT, from the coding sequence ATGAACAGTCTCAGTTCTCACGAGCAACAGCAACAGCAGATGAAGACACATCCCGGTTTCATTGCGGCACTTGATCAAAGCGGGGGCAGCACGCCCAACGCACTGCGTCTCTACGGAATCAAGGAAGGCGCCTGGTCCAACGAAGATGAGATGTTTGACATCGTGCACCGGATGCGCGCGCGCATCATGACCAGTCCCGGCTTTACCGGAGAACGGATCATTGCCGCCATTTTGTTCGAGAACACCATGGATAGGGAGATTGAAGGACGGCCTACTGCGGACTATCTCTGGAACGTGAAGCGAGTGGTCCCTTTTCTGAAAGTGGACAAGGGGCTTGCTCCTGAGCAGGACGGAGTCCAGTTGATGAAGTCGATGCCTGCACTTGCTGCACTGCTCGACAAAGCCAACACGAAAAAGATTTTCGGAACCAAGATGCGGTCGGTCATCAAAGCCGCGAATGGAGCCGGCATCAAGAATATCGTGAGCCAGCAGTTTGAGGTCGCCCGGAACATCCTCTCCGCAGGCTTGGTGCCGATCGTTGAGCCTGAAGTGGACATTCACTGTCGCGACAAGGCCGAGGCCGAAGCCTTGCTCAAAGAGGCGCTGTTGAAGGAGCTCAACGAATTGCCGGGGAGTCAGGTGGTCATGCTCAAGCTCACGCTTCCGGAGCAGGACGACTTCTATGTTGATTGTATCCGACATCCCAATGTCTTGAGGGTGGTGGCGCTATCGGGCGGGTATACGAGGGAACAAGCCAACGACCGTCTGCACAGGAATCACGGCCTGGTCGCGAGTTTTTCGCGGGCGCTGGTAGAAGGGCTGTCGGCCCAGCAATCCGATGCTGAATTCAACGCCATGTTGGATAAGTTCATTCAGAGCATCTTTGATGCGTCCAATACGTAA